A genomic window from Purpureocillium takamizusanense chromosome 2, complete sequence includes:
- a CDS encoding uncharacterized protein (COG:S~EggNog:ENOG503P53Y~TransMembrane:1 (o177-198i)) yields the protein MASDYNTPPDSAPLGFMQRLSPTVAYLNPGHVPQSSSDPEMILMLSWMGARDEHIAKYIAQYRALFPTSRILLIRCPLSRVWLPWIARRDMRPALPILRSLAENGKDAEKEGASQWPRILVQVFSNGGISTAVHLKHMLTARPRGGLETLPRYVLVFDSCPGYFRWRNTHRALLQTLPWWTSPFVHCAIAVACIYHALRRLPAAQNQNARAIRAPRLASRECRRTYLYGTGDDMVYYRDVEDNARKAEEAGFVVRLERFEGARHVAMARAEPERYWRALRDAWDGDRHSSFAEENLIELDPEA from the coding sequence ATGGCGTCCGACTACAATACTCCCCCGGACTCCGCCCCCCTCGGCTTCATGCAGCGCCTGAGCCCGACGGTCGCATACCTAAACCCGGGCCACGTCCCTCAGTCCTCTTCAGACCCGGAAATGATCCTGATGCTTTCCTGGATGGGCGCGCGAGACGAACACATCGCCAAGTACATCGCGCAGTACCGTGCCCTGTTCCCGACATCGCGCATCCTTCTCATTCGGTGTCCGCTGTCCCGAGTATGGCTGCCGTGGATCGCCCGCAGGGACATGCGGCCCGCTCTACCAATCCTGCGGTCGCTCGCGGAAAATGGAAAGGACGCTGAGAAGGAGGGCGCCAGCCAATGGCCACGAATACTCGTCCAGGTCTTCTCAAACGGCGGCATCAGCACCGCCGTCCATCTCAAGCACATGCtcacggcgcggccgcgcggtGGCCTCGAGACTCTGCCGCGATATGTGCTCGTGTTCGACTCCTGCCCGGGCTACTTTCGCTGGCGCAACACCCACCGTGCGCTTCTGCAGACCCTGCCGTGGTGGACTTCGCCGTTCGTGCACTGCGCCATCGCAGTCGCCTGCATCTACCATGCGTTgcgtcgcctgcccgccgcacAAAACCAGAATGCAAGAGCCATCCGTGCGCCACGGCTGGCTTCCCGCGAGTGTCGTCGCACGTATCTGTACGGCaccggcgacgacatggtcTACTATCGGGACGTCGAGGACAATGCAcgcaaggccgaggaggcgggtTTCGTCGTGAGGCTTGAGCGTTTCGAAGGGGCGAGGcacgtcgccatggcgagggcTGAGCCGGAGCGCTACTGGcgcgccctgcgcgacgcgTGGGATGGTGACCGCCACAGCAGCTTTGCCGAAGAAAATCTGATAGAGTTGGATCCAGAGGCGTAA